The following proteins come from a genomic window of Bradysia coprophila strain Holo2 unplaced genomic scaffold, BU_Bcop_v1 contig_138, whole genome shotgun sequence:
- the LOC119073486 gene encoding uncharacterized protein LOC119073486, which yields MESALLRQIQSMRRGFLSKRSLSMTILSPPSSAAPTTTATTTTEKPRMAQLETLEAKMANIEVSLSSNTPRRRKGTSLGSASARASPRPTENHPSKELRSALQDREAVIQSLRVQLGLGKLPRQMGTPLEEGERPAAEQRLNRLRIDAENKRVAIRNLKGALDKLDITDNIDVRIRQAELEYALGREELQLLSLVEEARALQARLDKSKPEANTLFSTIQSGVNLSLQAVQATVGRWAACSKSDSPGLWIEWALDGEGLFRGDRILEVNGKVINCKTREELQKLTGISGKCQLVVVRKRTVPFQQQQLLQSQEDNQRLQHRISYLEDQVKELQLHKSEPQSPVLNRENSAHITSISITSPPTTPPEKPQIFQRGNFVTTIIGGKPVDSPPSNPKSHVTKTIIKENHRNGSSRNDGENNDHISHSRVMSASKISINSDITHAKRERERQREKELRRDERERQYLTNNHINGKSNHRYSEGSNHYHGYSYARSVEHLNYVNGFSSRKKDIQEQANSKQRPAPNDLRSVKSLDFESDTGERKREVDYTSEPVAHRVRPTPPKKPLRLSLQRAQSLQTVEASILESDKKRAIKRTHKSRLPPDLQYIENNIPMQTASLGRNKNA from the exons atgGCAAACATTGAAGTGTCGCTAAGTTCAAATACACCTCGACGACGTAAGGGCACATCGTTAGGTAGTGCATCCGCACGGGCCTCACCTCGACCAACCGAAAATCATCCATCCAAAGAACTGAGATCGGCGTTACAAGATCGAGAAGCTGTGATACAGAGTTTACGCGTACAATTGGGATTGGGCAAGTTGCCACGGCAGATGGGTACACCTTTAGAGGAAGGTGAAAGACCAGCGGCCGAACAACGATTGAATAGACTCCGAATTGACGCTGAAAATAAACGAGTTGCGATAAGGAATTTGAAAGGAGCGCTTGACAAATTAGACATAACCGA CAACATTGATGTTCGTATACGGCAAGCTGAGCTGGAATATGCACTTGGCAGAGAAGAACTGCAACTGCTGTCGTTGGTGGAAGAAGCCAGAGCTCTACAGGCACGATTGGACAAATCGAAACCAGAAGCCAACACACTATTTAGTACCATTCAATCGGGAGTTAACTTGTCTCTACAAGCAGTTCAGGCCACAGTTGGTCGTTGGGCAGCTTGTTCGAAATCTGATAGTCCAGGCCTATGGATCGAATGGGCATTGGATGGAGAAGGTCTATTTCGAGGCGATAGAATACTCGAAGTAAACGGAAAAGTTATCAACTGTAAAACCAGAGAAGAATTGCAGAAGTTGACTGGCATATCAGGCAAGTGTCAGCTGGTTGTCGTAAGAAAACGTACAGTGCCGTTTCAGCAGCAACAATTGTTACAGTCCCAAGAAGACAATCAGCGTCTTCAACATCGTATTTCATACCTAGAAGACCAAGTAAAAGAGTTACAGCTGCATAAAAGCGAACCACAATCACCAGTATTGAATCGTGAGAACAGCGCTCACATTACCAGCATAAGCATAACATCACCTCCAACCACTCCACCCGAAAAACCACAAATTTTCCAACGAGGAAATTTCGTAACAACAATCATTGGTGGAAAACCAGTGGATAGTCCTCCATCTAATCCAAAAAGTCATGTGACCAAAACCATCATTAAGGAAAATCATCGAAACGGTTCATCTAGAAATGATGGTGAAAATAACGATCATATTTCGCATAGCAGAGTAATGTCTGCGTCGAAGATTTCGATAAACAGTGATATTACCCATGCAAAACGAGAGCGTGAAAGACAACGGGAGAAAGAGTTAAGACGGGATGAGAGAGAACGGCAATACTTAACCAATAACCACATCAATGGTAAAAGCAATCATCGATATAGCGAAGGCAGCAACCATTACCATGGGTATTCGTATGCACGTAGTGTTGAACACTTGAACTATGTTAATGG gtTTTCAAGTCGCAAAAAGGATATCCAAGAGCAAGCAAACAGCAAACAGCGACCTGCACCAAACGATTTGCGTAGTGTGAAGAGTCTGGACTTCGAAAGTGATACCGGTGAGCGAAAACGTGAAGTGGACTACACTTCAGAGCCGGTAGCTCATCGAGTACGACCGACTCCGCCGAAAAAACCGTTACGTTTGTCATTGCAACGGGCGCAGAGTTTACAGACCGTCGAGGCTTCCATACTGGAAAGTGACAAAAAGAGAGCAATAAAACGAACGCACAAAAGTAGATTGCCACCCGATTTGCAgtacattgaaaataatattccgATGCAGACCGCTTCGTTGGGTCGTAATAAAAATGCATAG
- the LOC119073597 gene encoding crotonyl-CoA hydratase-like — translation MAFRRFSLFSHGFCSNKFLIIPTFRLSSSSSATVTVSHTDDTHLIRLIGINRPLNRNCVNSSTALQLFEAFQTFENDPTSRVAILYGEGGKSFCAGYDLKEVSSGGVSLKPYDKNENAPMGPSRMLLKKPLIAAISGPCVAGGLELSLLADMRVGDKSSKYGVLCRRFGVPLIDGGTVRLPRLIGLSRALDLILTGRTVDADEAFSIGLINRIVPDGESLSAAIQLANDLLRFPYECMNADRLSAHFSVSNSVDDGLENEYECGRKLIEKVSIPGAKHFVEQKQGRGGTYDDVK, via the exons ATGGCATTCCGAcgattttcgttattttcacACGGTTTTTGTAGCAACAAATTCCTGATTATTCCAACTTTTCGCTTATCATCGTCTTCAAGTGCCACAGTTACAGTAAGTCATACGGACGATACGCACTTAATACGATTGATTGGAATTAATCGACCGTTGAACCGTAATTGTGTAAACAGTAGCACAGCTCTACAGCTCTTTGAAGCTTTTCAAACGTTCGAAAATGACCCTACTTCACGTGTAGCTATTTTGTACGGTGAAGGTGGTAAATCTTTCTGTGCTGGTTACGATTTAAAAGAGGTGTCGTCTGGAGGGGTGTCTCTTAAACCTTatgataaaaacgaaaatgcacCGATGGGACCGAGTCGTATGCTTCTTAAAAAGCCATTGATTGCTGCTATTTCGG GTCCGTGTGTTGCCGGCGGTTTAGAGCTATCACTTCTAGCTGACATGCGGGTGGGAGACAAATCATCAAAATACGGAGTACTCTGTCGTCGATTCGGAGTACCATTG ATCGACGGCGGCACTGTTCGATTACCTCGTTTGATTGGTCTCTCACGTGCActtgatttaattttaactggCCGAACGGTTGACGCAGACGAAGCATTTTCAATCGGACTAATTAATCGCATTGTACCTGATGGTGAAAGTTTATCGGCAGCGATTCAACTTGCTAATGATTTACTACGCTTCCCGTATGAGTGCATGAATGCCGATAGACTGTCGGCTCATTTTTCTGTATCCAATTCTGTGGACGATGGCCTAGAGAACGAATATGAATGTGGAcgtaaattgattgaaaaagtATCAATACCCGGTGCCAAACACTTCGTCGAACAGAAACAGGGGCGTGGTGGAACTTACGATGATGTGAAGTGA
- the LOC119073640 gene encoding superoxide dismutase [Cu-Zn] — protein MKTFLVLCAAVSVLGACAGAEDKPVKAVAYLTGDTIRGAVFFSQSGCGQPVLVEVNVTGLTVGEHGFHIHERGDLTDGCTSLGAHFNPDKLDHGAPKDEIRHVGDLGNIRADATGVARTIFSDTLISLMGSRSIIGRGVIVHQDVDDLGKGGNADSLKTGNAGARAACGVIGYAEEGAPPDCDAIENKSSANAITSVLAPFLSVIVFLLFKWN, from the exons ATGAAGACGTTTTTGGTTTTATGTGCTGCTGTCAGTGTATTAGGTGCATGTGCAGGTGCCGag GATAAGCCGGTGAAAGCAGTTGCTTACCTTACTGGCGATACAATCAGAGGTGCTGTCTTCTTCAGTCAAAGTGGATGTGGTCAACCTGTTTTAGTTGAGGTGAATGTCACTGGTTTGACTGTTGGTGAGCACGGTTTTCATATCCATGAAAGAGGAGACCTAACTGACGGCTGTACTAGTCTTGGCGCTCACTTCAATCCGGACAAG CTCGATCACGGCGCCCCGAAGGACGAAATCAGACATGTGGGTGATTTAGGAAACATTAGAGCCGATGCAACTGGAGTGGCCAGAACGATATTTTCCGACACTTTGATTTCTTTGATGGGATCGCGGAGCATCATCGGTCGTGGTGTGATTGTGCATCAAGATGTCGATGATTTGGGCAAAGGTGGCAACGCTGATTCGTTGAAAACTGGAAACGCAGGTGCACGTGCCGCTTGCGGAGTCATCGGTTATgc AGAAGAGGGAGCTCCACCTGATTGCGAtgcaatcgaaaataaaagcTCAGCCAATGCAATAACATCAGTTCTGGCACCGTTCTTATCCGTGATCGTTTTCCTATTGTTCaaatggaattaa
- the LOC119073626 gene encoding 23 kDa integral membrane protein — MQSCGMNIIKYILFVFNVFFAISGLGILIAGALVLSDINEFNYFLEGRVTAPPIVLIVTGAIIFLIASLGCYGAIRESPSMLYAFAFLLLIIFIVELAVGIAACVFKSDLQMMLQKSLQDSIERSSMDDIMAWDNVQQKLQCCGINGASDWQDFSRNHTIRASCCRPNHIDGTKDCKNGAALFQHRYYQDGCLPKLKSKIDSNAVVLIGVGLGLAFVQLLGIVLACWLASAIRRENAK, encoded by the exons ATGCAGTCGTGTGGAATGAATATTATCAAATATATTCTGTTTGTGTTTAACGTCTTCTTTGCG ATAAGTGGACTCGGCATATTGATAGCTGGGGCTCTAGTTCTCTCAGACATCAATGAATTTAACTACTTCTTGGAAGGTCGAGTCACCGCACCCCCAATCGTTCTGATTGTTACTGGTGCCATCATATTTTTAATAGCTTCACTGGGATGCTACGGAGCCATCAGGGAGTCACCGTCGATGCTTTATGCC tttgcCTTCCTCTTGTTGATTATATTCATCGTTGAGCTGGCAGTTGGAATTGCAGCATGTGTATTCAAATCGGACCTGCAAATGATGCTTCAAAAATCTTTGCAAGACTCTATCGAACGATCTAGCATGGACGATATAATGGCTTGGGATAATGTTCAGCAAAAGTTACAGTGTTGCGGTATCAATGGAGCATCGGACTGGCAAGATTTTAGCCGAAACCATACAATAAGAGCTAGCTGCTGTCGTCCTAATCATATTGATGGAACTAAAGATTGCAAGAACGGTGCAGCGCTGTTCCAGCATCGTTATTACCAG GATGGTTGCCTGCCGAAACTCAAGTCAAAAATTGATAGCAACGCTGTCGTTTTAATTGGTGTGGGACTCGGTCTAGCATTCGTTCAACTTCTTGGAATTGTTTTGGCGTGCTGGCTGGCCTCGGCAATCCGAAGAGAAAATGCGAAGTAA